The genome window GACTGTAATCATAAATTATCAATGGGTTTTCATATTCCTGGATCATTAGCAACAGAGGTTAATGTCGATCATCGCTTTGTAATTAGTTTAGATAAGGACATATCTTTTGAGCAAGGTGCATTACTAGAACATCTTAGTTGTGGATATCGCCTAACTCAAGAGATTATACAAGCTGATGTTTTAAAAAACTCGAAAATTCTAGTTATTGGTGATGGGCCAATTGCTTTAGGTGATTTACAATTTTTAAAAAACGCTAAGTTTGAAAATGTATATGTAATTGGAAAACATAAAAGGAGATTGGAATTTGCTTTAGAACTGGGCGCAACTCAAACATTTGATTTGAATGATTATAAAGAACTTATTTTGCAAGAAGAACATATTTTTGACATCTGCATAGTTGCTGCTCCAGCAGATGAAGTATTGAATCAAATGATTCCATTCCTTCGAGAAGGTTGCATTTTATATCCGCAGACTAGGATCAATGACTCTACTACTCTAAAATCAATAGAAAATGGCATATTTAAATTAGGTCGTGCCTTTGCTTATGCATTTGATGATTTCTATAGAGTGATGGAGAAGATTATAAAGAAAGAAATTGAATCTGACAAATTAATTTCTTCAAGAATTAGTTTAGAGAATTTCACTGAAAAATTACCTGAAATCTTCATTGATAAGGGTAAAGGCAAGACTATCGTTTATAACGCAAACTATGATAAATATATTTAGAATAAAGTAATAAGCTTATGAATAATCAAATTAAGACTACTGTTTTAGACGCTGGTGGAAGATACGGATTGCATCCAAATTGGAAACCATTTATGGGAGAATTGAACTACTATTTATTCGAACCAGATCCGATTGAAAGCAAGAGATTAGCTGAGAAATATTTCAAGCGTGCCTCGGAAATAAAGGTAATAGATAAAGCCTTAGCTTCTGAGAATGGTGAACTCACGATTAACTTTTTTAGAAATAGAGCAATGAGTTCATCGGTTGTTAGAAATCCTGTTTCTTCACTTTTTAAATCTGGAGAACGGGAAACAGAAGTTGATATTGTAGAAAGCATAACTGTGCAAGCAGAGTCTATTGATTATTTTAGCGAGCAGAATAATCTAAGATTGGATTTTTTAAAACTAGATACTGAAGGAACCGAATACCAAATTTTACAAGGTGCGAAAAAACAGATCAAGGATAATATACTAGGAGTCAGATGTGAGGTAAGCTTCGATTATATTTTTGAAGGGATGCCTTTGTTTAGTACATTGCATGATTTTATGTTAAGTTATGGTTTCATATTGCTAAATTTAGATTATGAAGGTCGGGGTGACTATCAAAACATATTCGTAAAAACCAATGAGCGTTACGGAATTTTGACTGCCACCGACGCTGTTTGGGTAAAGCGACCCAATTTATTATTCAATACAACAGAAAATGATAAATCCAATGCAACTATAAGAATTATGAAATATGCAGGCTTTTGTATCCTCAACAATGCGCCGGACTTAGCTATTAATATTCTCTTAGAAGCAAGAGAGAATAAAGTAGATTTTTCTGAATTTTCGGATACTAGATTGTATAAATTTTTAGATATTTCAATTCATCGACTTTTTTATTCTTTAAAATGGCAGCCTGGACAATCTTTAATTCAGCATCGAGAAACCTTTTTTCGAATTTTTAATAAAGATATGAAAATATTGAATGATTATATGGAATCAACTGAATTGAATCCAGATTGAATCTATTTGATTTTAAATGAAAATCAGATAGATTATCAAAAATAATAAAAGTATTTCCAGCAATATCCAAAAAATAAGATTCTTGAATTATCTTGTTTGTAAAACGGTATCAAATAAGTAATCATAGTATAATTTCTTTTGAAATGCATTGACTCTATAATATCATCTATGACAATAAATTTTGAAATTAACTTGCTTAGCCTAACGTATTAATTCTAACTAAATGAACTTAAACTTATCAATATTTAGTGCAATTAAGAACCTCTGGGTCCACATTCCTAAAAAACGCCGCATACATTTAGGTTTTTTAGTTTTATTTCAAATAATTTCAACATTTGTGGAAATATTAAGTATCGGAGCAATGCTTCCATTTTTAGGAATTCTGACATCTCCAGAAACTGTTTTTAATTCTTCATACATTAAACCAATTGTAATACTTTTAGGAATTGAAAAACCACAGGATTTACTTATTCCATTGACAATTGGTTTCGCCATAGTAACTCTTTTGGCTACAATATTTAGATTATTGACATTATGGTTTAATACAGTCCTTGCATCAGCTATTGGCTCAGATCTGAGCAAGAATATATACCGTAGAACTTTGTACCAACCTTATTCTGTTCATTGTTCTCGTAATAGTAGCGAAATAATTTCAGGAATTTTGACAAAAACCAATGCGATCATAAATCTTATAAAAACTTTTGTTACAATAATAAGCTCTAGTGCTCTGGTATCAACAACGTTAATTGCATTCATCTATTATGATCCAGAAGTTGCTATTCTTTCTTTTGTAGGATTTGGTTTAAGCTATTTTTTAGTCGTTGTAACGACAAAGAAAAGCTTGGTTCGAAACAGTTATTTTATATCGAGTGAGACCGGTAAACTTTTGAAAACTCTGCAAGAGGGCTTAGGTGGAATAAGAGATGTCTTATTGGATCGCAGCCAAGAAACCTATGTTGGAATATTTGGAAAGATTGACTGGAAATTAAGAATTTCAACAGCCAATAATGCATTTATCGGAAGTAGTCCAAGAATACTGATAGAAGCTCTAGGAATGATGTTTATGATTGTTTTGACATACATTATATCATTGAGGCCAGAAGGATTAGCAACTGCGATTCCAACTTTAGGTGTTCTTGCTTTAGGTGCGCAAAGAATCCTTCCCATTCTTCAAAATGTCTATAATGGCTGGGCGAGTTTTTCAGGTAGTGAAGCTTCCTTAAAAGATGCAATTGGATTATTGAATCAGCCTATGCCAGAATATCTCAATCAAACTGGTTCGAGTAATATAAAATTTTCGAAAGAAATATTTTTCAAAGATATCGAATTCAAGTATTCGGATTCTACTCCTTATGTATTAAAAGGTGTCAATTTAATCATTAAAAAAGGTTCAAGAGTCGGATTCATTGGTGTCACTGGTAGTGGAAAAAGTACAACTCTGGATATTTTAATGGGACTTTTGACCCCGTCACGAGGGCATTTATTGATTGATGGAATCGAAATTAACAAAGCAAATATTCAAGATTGGCAATCCCATATTTCTCATGTACCGCAATCGATTTTTTTAGCTGATGCAACCATTGCAGAGAATATCGCGTTTGGAATTGAAAAAGATAAGGTTAATATAGATAAGGTGATTGATGCGGCAAAGAAAGCTCAATTATCAGAAACGATTGAAGCTATGACTAATCGTTATGACACAATGGTAGGGGAACGGGGAGTTCGGCTATCTGGTGGTCAAAGGCAGAGGATTGGAATTGCAAGAGCCTTGTATAAGAATTCGGAAGTTATTATACTTGATGAGGCAACAAGTTCACTTGATAGTGATACGGAGCAGGAAGTTATGAATGCCATTAATAGTCTTGATCGAGATATAACTATCGTCATAGTAGCACATAGAATTTCCACATTGAAGAACTGTGATCAAATTATTGAACTTGAATCTGGTGTATTGAAAAGAATTTGCACTTATGATGAAATTGTCAAAACCTAGATCCTAATTTTTTTAATATTATAAAATATACCCCAGGATTTGTTAAGTAAACTAATATGCATATTTTCAATTCTAATCTTAATTTAGATGCCAAACTGGTAAAAGGTGAGGGACCATTCCTATTCAATACTGAAGGTGATCGATTCTTTGATTGTTGGTTAGGTTCTGGTACTTTGATTTTTGGTCACGAGAAAGTGATCGAATCAAATATGCAATCCAATTGGTTATTGCCAGAAGGACCGAAGGTTTCCAATTCTTATCTTGATTTATTAGGCAAAATTGTAGATTTCAAAATAGGTAGTTTAGGTTTCCAAACGAGTGGTTCCAGTGCTGTCCATCGTGCCTGCCGCGTTGCTCGCGCAGTTACTGGAAAATCTAAGGTAGCTGTTTTCAATTTGTTCTGGCATGGATCTGATGATTCATTTTTATTCGTTGGTGAAAGCAAGAAAAAACTTTCTGATGGAATCTCTGACTCTGCTCAAGAAAATGTTTCCTATTTTGATTCAATTGATCAATTTTTTGACAAAGCTAAATTAGAAGAATTCGCTGCAATTCTTGTTGAACCCTATCAAGGATCCGATCCTTCAGTTTCAGTTTTAGATTCGATTTCAGATGAACAGAGAAATAAATTAATAAATAGTAATGTTTTGCTCGTAATAGATGAAGTCATCACTGGATTCCGATCCCAATATGGTTCATGCGCTTCATCTAGAAAATTACAGCCAGATATTGTAGTTTTTGGTAAAGCAATAGCAAGCGGGTTTCCAACAGGCTTAGTTGTTGTATCTGATCGATTGACTACTTCAGTAAAAGAAAAATCTATTTTCTGGGGTGGAACATTTGGAGCTTCACCAATCCAATTGGAGATGGTTGAGAAAAGTTTGATTCGTCTTAGTGCATTAAATTATGAGATTTTGGCGAAGAATTTAAAAGATATTATTAAGTTAATTGATGAGCTTGTTAAAGATTTTGATTTAAAGGTGTCTTCCGGTGGTGGATTTGGTCGGCTCAGCTCCATTTCCAGTAATAAAGAAAATACTTCATCTCGTGGCTTTATAGGTGGAGAAAAAGAGAATATCAATAAAGCTAAAAAGGTCTTATTGGATAATAAAATATTTATAAATCATAATTTATTAATATTTCCTTCAATATTTAATATTTATGACAAAATGAGGTAAAATGGAAAAATTAGAAAAAATTTTAAATGCTGCAATAACAGAGAAAACTCGTCAAAACATGATCCGAAAATCGGACTTTGTTGATGATGTACAATTAATCAATGGTGGAATTCCTTTGTTCAGTTGGATCGATATCAGTCTAACTGAATTGTGCAACCGTCAATGTTCATTTTGTCCAAGATTTGATAAGAATTTGTATCCTAATCAGAAACTTCATATGGGCATGGGCTTGATTCAGAAAATTAGAGATGAATTGGTATCTCTGAATTATCAAGGTGGAGTTGTTTTCTGTGGATATGGTGAGCCTCTGTTGCATCCCGAAATATTAAATATTATCAAAATATTTGGACATGATGTACGGACAGAAATAGTTTCAAATGGTGATTATTTAAAGCCAGATGTTATTACAAAGTTATTTGATGCTGGATTATCTTTTTTATGTGTTAGTATGTATGACGGTCCAGAACAAGTTGAAAAATTCACCAAAATGTTTGCGGAAGCTGGAATCTCGAACGATAAATTTATTCTCCGTGATCGTTGGCATTCAGGTGAAGACGGCTTTGGAATTAAATTAACTAATCGTGGTGGAGTATTGAATAACACTGGAGTTGTTCCTACTACGATTGAATTTAAAAATACAGTTCGTCCATGTCACTATCTAGCTTATTCGTTAGCAATTGATTGGAATGGTGACATGCTACTCTGCGTGCAAGACTGGGCAAAAAAAGTTAAATTGGGAAATGTTTTCTCAGATACTTTACTGGGTGTCTGGTTAAGCCCTAGAATGAAACGCTTAAGAACCGAATTGATACAAGGCAAGAGAGACAAATCTCCCTGTAAAGAGTGTGATGCAGATGGCACGCTACATGGTTT of Leptospira sp. GIMC2001 contains these proteins:
- a CDS encoding zinc-dependent alcohol dehydrogenase, which gives rise to MNAVQILAPGKVEYDSVPSLPLKSGEVKISVICSAICGSDLKNIKNPVQTNMIPGHEFSGFISELSEEARDHFIIGERVTAFPMISCMKCDSCLEKRFRDCNHKLSMGFHIPGSLATEVNVDHRFVISLDKDISFEQGALLEHLSCGYRLTQEIIQADVLKNSKILVIGDGPIALGDLQFLKNAKFENVYVIGKHKRRLEFALELGATQTFDLNDYKELILQEEHIFDICIVAAPADEVLNQMIPFLREGCILYPQTRINDSTTLKSIENGIFKLGRAFAYAFDDFYRVMEKIIKKEIESDKLISSRISLENFTEKLPEIFIDKGKGKTIVYNANYDKYI
- a CDS encoding FkbM family methyltransferase, with product MNNQIKTTVLDAGGRYGLHPNWKPFMGELNYYLFEPDPIESKRLAEKYFKRASEIKVIDKALASENGELTINFFRNRAMSSSVVRNPVSSLFKSGERETEVDIVESITVQAESIDYFSEQNNLRLDFLKLDTEGTEYQILQGAKKQIKDNILGVRCEVSFDYIFEGMPLFSTLHDFMLSYGFILLNLDYEGRGDYQNIFVKTNERYGILTATDAVWVKRPNLLFNTTENDKSNATIRIMKYAGFCILNNAPDLAINILLEARENKVDFSEFSDTRLYKFLDISIHRLFYSLKWQPGQSLIQHRETFFRIFNKDMKILNDYMESTELNPD
- a CDS encoding aminotransferase class III-fold pyridoxal phosphate-dependent enzyme, which produces MHIFNSNLNLDAKLVKGEGPFLFNTEGDRFFDCWLGSGTLIFGHEKVIESNMQSNWLLPEGPKVSNSYLDLLGKIVDFKIGSLGFQTSGSSAVHRACRVARAVTGKSKVAVFNLFWHGSDDSFLFVGESKKKLSDGISDSAQENVSYFDSIDQFFDKAKLEEFAAILVEPYQGSDPSVSVLDSISDEQRNKLINSNVLLVIDEVITGFRSQYGSCASSRKLQPDIVVFGKAIASGFPTGLVVVSDRLTTSVKEKSIFWGGTFGASPIQLEMVEKSLIRLSALNYEILAKNLKDIIKLIDELVKDFDLKVSSGGGFGRLSSISSNKENTSSRGFIGGEKENINKAKKVLLDNKIFINHNLLIFPSIFNIYDKMR
- a CDS encoding ABC transporter ATP-binding protein, which translates into the protein MLPFLGILTSPETVFNSSYIKPIVILLGIEKPQDLLIPLTIGFAIVTLLATIFRLLTLWFNTVLASAIGSDLSKNIYRRTLYQPYSVHCSRNSSEIISGILTKTNAIINLIKTFVTIISSSALVSTTLIAFIYYDPEVAILSFVGFGLSYFLVVVTTKKSLVRNSYFISSETGKLLKTLQEGLGGIRDVLLDRSQETYVGIFGKIDWKLRISTANNAFIGSSPRILIEALGMMFMIVLTYIISLRPEGLATAIPTLGVLALGAQRILPILQNVYNGWASFSGSEASLKDAIGLLNQPMPEYLNQTGSSNIKFSKEIFFKDIEFKYSDSTPYVLKGVNLIIKKGSRVGFIGVTGSGKSTTLDILMGLLTPSRGHLLIDGIEINKANIQDWQSHISHVPQSIFLADATIAENIAFGIEKDKVNIDKVIDAAKKAQLSETIEAMTNRYDTMVGERGVRLSGGQRQRIGIARALYKNSEVIILDEATSSLDSDTEQEVMNAINSLDRDITIVIVAHRISTLKNCDQIIELESGVLKRICTYDEIVKT
- a CDS encoding radical SAM/SPASM domain-containing protein, coding for MEKLEKILNAAITEKTRQNMIRKSDFVDDVQLINGGIPLFSWIDISLTELCNRQCSFCPRFDKNLYPNQKLHMGMGLIQKIRDELVSLNYQGGVVFCGYGEPLLHPEILNIIKIFGHDVRTEIVSNGDYLKPDVITKLFDAGLSFLCVSMYDGPEQVEKFTKMFAEAGISNDKFILRDRWHSGEDGFGIKLTNRGGVLNNTGVVPTTIEFKNTVRPCHYLAYSLAIDWNGDMLLCVQDWAKKVKLGNVFSDTLLGVWLSPRMKRLRTELIQGKRDKSPCKECDADGTLHGFNHVNAWINIEED